One Lacunisphaera limnophila DNA window includes the following coding sequences:
- a CDS encoding CPBP family intramembrane glutamic endopeptidase gives MGQDNPLVLLVMLAGAGYLGKLWRDDLRAAGAGRPNPRAFPGAEPAGRPVMILAVVGTLLLLGLETGGELALGLTGQQSQMTVLFGLYTLAAAFLEEIIFRGYLVVMDRGRAYLLAGIGLASILFALLHPFLWAWRDGALHFDFTAKAWFSTGAIFVGSLWFYALRFLPLNPRASLAPCIAAHVTKNLGVFAIKYAQGFVSGWW, from the coding sequence ATGGGACAGGACAATCCGCTGGTGTTGTTGGTGATGCTCGCCGGCGCCGGCTATCTCGGCAAGCTCTGGCGCGACGACCTGCGCGCCGCCGGGGCGGGCCGGCCCAATCCCCGCGCCTTTCCCGGGGCCGAGCCGGCGGGCCGGCCGGTGATGATTCTGGCGGTCGTCGGCACGCTGCTGCTGCTGGGGCTGGAAACCGGCGGGGAGCTGGCCCTGGGGCTCACCGGGCAACAATCCCAGATGACCGTGCTCTTCGGCCTCTACACCCTCGCGGCGGCCTTTCTCGAGGAGATCATTTTCCGTGGCTACCTGGTGGTCATGGACCGCGGGCGCGCATACCTGCTCGCCGGCATCGGTCTCGCCTCAATCCTGTTTGCGCTGTTGCACCCGTTCCTGTGGGCCTGGCGCGACGGCGCGCTGCATTTCGATTTCACGGCCAAGGCCTGGTTCAGCACCGGGGCGATCTTTGTCGGCTCGCTCTGGTTCTACGCCCTGCGCTTCCTGCCGCTCAATCCGCGGGCCTCGCTGGCTCCCTGCATCGCCGCCCATGTGACGAAAAACCTCGGGGTGTTCGCCATCAAGTATGCGCAGGGCTTTGTGAGCGGCTGGTGGTGA
- a CDS encoding fumarate hydratase — protein MPTPPFVYQDPLPLGADETEYRLLSTDGISTATFEGREILKVAPEALTYLAREAFHDTSFYLRPKHLAQVAAILQDPEASANDKYVALTLLKNAEIAARGILPMCQDTGTAAITAKKGQQVWTGGNDAAALSQGVYECYTKENLRYSQVAPLDMFKETNTATNLPAQIDLAATEGAKYEFLFVAKGGGSANKFFLFQETKALLNPKSLAKFFADKMLLLGTSACPPYHLVFVIGGTSAEMCMKTVKLATTKYLDALPTSGNEHGRAFRDTALEAEVLKLTQQAKVGAQFGGKYFALDVRIIRLPRHGASCPVGMGVSCSADRNIKGKITRDGIFLEKMETEPGRFIPAELRKFKDDNFVRIDLNRPMKDILAELSKHPVTTRVSLTGPLIVARDIAHAKLKERLDAGLGLPDYFKNHPVYYAGPAKTPTGYASGSFGPTTAGRMDSYVPLFQAAGGSMVMLAKGNRSKAVTDSCKANGGFYLGSIGGPAAILAQENIKKVEVLEYPELGMEAVWRIEVEDFPAFILVDDKGHDFFFDNCGICVAEK, from the coding sequence ATGCCTACGCCGCCGTTTGTCTATCAAGACCCCCTGCCCCTCGGCGCGGACGAAACCGAATACCGCCTGTTGTCCACGGACGGCATCTCGACCGCCACCTTCGAGGGCCGCGAAATCCTGAAGGTCGCCCCCGAGGCGCTGACCTACCTGGCCCGCGAGGCCTTTCACGACACGAGTTTCTACCTCCGCCCGAAGCACCTCGCGCAGGTGGCCGCCATCCTGCAGGACCCGGAGGCTTCGGCCAACGACAAGTACGTCGCCCTCACCCTGCTGAAGAACGCCGAGATCGCCGCCCGCGGCATCCTGCCCATGTGCCAGGACACCGGCACCGCCGCCATCACCGCCAAGAAGGGCCAGCAGGTCTGGACCGGTGGCAACGACGCCGCCGCGCTCTCCCAGGGCGTGTACGAGTGCTACACCAAGGAGAATCTCCGCTACTCGCAGGTCGCCCCGCTCGACATGTTCAAGGAGACCAACACCGCGACCAACCTCCCCGCGCAGATCGACCTGGCGGCCACCGAGGGCGCGAAATACGAGTTCCTGTTCGTCGCCAAGGGTGGCGGCTCGGCCAACAAGTTTTTCCTCTTCCAGGAGACCAAGGCGCTGCTCAACCCCAAGAGCCTCGCGAAATTCTTCGCCGACAAGATGCTCCTGCTCGGCACCTCGGCGTGCCCGCCCTACCACCTGGTCTTCGTGATCGGTGGCACCAGCGCCGAGATGTGCATGAAGACGGTGAAGCTGGCCACGACCAAGTACCTCGACGCCCTCCCAACCAGCGGCAACGAGCACGGCCGCGCCTTCCGCGACACCGCGCTCGAGGCCGAGGTGCTCAAGCTCACCCAGCAGGCCAAGGTCGGCGCCCAGTTCGGTGGCAAATATTTCGCCCTCGACGTCCGCATCATCCGCCTGCCCCGCCACGGCGCCAGTTGCCCGGTGGGCATGGGCGTCTCCTGCAGCGCCGACCGCAACATCAAGGGCAAGATCACCCGGGACGGCATCTTCCTCGAGAAGATGGAGACGGAACCCGGCCGCTTCATCCCGGCCGAGCTGCGGAAATTCAAGGACGACAATTTCGTCCGCATCGACCTCAACCGCCCGATGAAGGACATCCTGGCCGAGCTCTCCAAGCATCCGGTGACCACGCGGGTATCGTTGACCGGGCCGTTGATTGTGGCCCGCGATATCGCCCATGCGAAGCTCAAGGAACGCCTCGATGCCGGCCTGGGCCTGCCCGACTACTTCAAGAACCACCCGGTCTATTACGCCGGCCCGGCCAAGACCCCCACCGGTTATGCCTCGGGTTCGTTCGGCCCCACCACGGCCGGCCGCATGGACAGCTACGTCCCGCTCTTCCAAGCCGCAGGCGGCTCGATGGTCATGCTCGCCAAGGGCAACCGCAGCAAGGCCGTGACCGACTCCTGCAAGGCGAACGGCGGATTCTACCTGGGCAGCATCGGCGGCCCGGCGGCCATCCTCGCCCAGGAAAACATCAAGAAGGTCGAGGTGCTCGAGTACCCTGAACTCGGGATGGAGGCCGTCTGGCGCATCGAGGTGGAGGACTTCCCCGCATTCATCCTGGTGGATGACAAGGGGCACGACTTCTTCTTCGACAACTGCGGCATCTGCGTCGCGGAGAAGTAA
- a CDS encoding acyltransferase family protein — MSSPPPVPSAPRAWSLDMLRGACALAVFLNHWAVWSDFQPVGSAGTLVHGGLELVYQAFIQLAWPTGGQHPAVICFFVLSGFCVHGPFERRLGQPVDWRGYFHRRTRRIMPVYWAGALLGLVYVLAYLWRPAADPLLQLHATATPAGVAARLGGWAGLWPEEIFAGNYTLGTVAVEILIYLMYPLFFLAAAAGRWWLLALIAVGLQFLALALRHVVDPFVLFSGVLVMALFWYLGALAAHLRRKLDWRVPGWWLGAGWALFLLLQQTPHFFGLNMLKQLVWGLLCMGGIVWLISWEERHQAKRGHALVRLLRGAGDISYPLYAMHTPVILLVNWGLLTAFASRSYAWQLSLNLVLPVLVAILVHREIERRFYRPQHPG; from the coding sequence GTGTCGAGCCCGCCCCCCGTCCCTTCCGCCCCCCGCGCCTGGTCGCTGGATATGCTCCGGGGCGCCTGTGCGCTGGCGGTTTTCCTGAATCACTGGGCTGTCTGGTCTGACTTCCAGCCGGTGGGTAGTGCGGGTACCTTGGTCCATGGCGGGCTGGAGCTGGTTTATCAGGCGTTCATCCAGCTGGCGTGGCCGACCGGGGGGCAGCACCCGGCGGTGATCTGTTTTTTCGTGCTCAGCGGCTTTTGTGTCCATGGTCCCTTCGAGCGGCGGCTGGGCCAACCGGTGGACTGGCGGGGGTATTTCCACCGGCGCACCCGGCGGATCATGCCCGTTTATTGGGCCGGCGCGCTGCTCGGTTTGGTCTACGTGCTGGCCTACCTGTGGCGGCCGGCCGCGGATCCGCTGCTCCAACTGCATGCGACGGCGACGCCGGCGGGGGTGGCAGCGCGTCTCGGCGGCTGGGCCGGCCTGTGGCCGGAGGAGATCTTCGCCGGCAACTACACGCTGGGGACGGTGGCGGTCGAGATCCTGATCTACCTGATGTATCCCTTGTTTTTCCTGGCGGCGGCCGCGGGCCGCTGGTGGCTGCTGGCCCTGATCGCGGTCGGGCTGCAATTCCTCGCGCTGGCCCTCCGGCATGTCGTGGATCCCTTCGTGCTGTTTTCCGGGGTGCTGGTCATGGCCCTGTTCTGGTATCTCGGGGCGTTGGCGGCGCATCTGCGGCGAAAACTAGACTGGCGGGTGCCCGGCTGGTGGCTGGGTGCGGGGTGGGCGCTTTTTCTGCTCCTTCAGCAAACGCCGCATTTTTTCGGCCTGAACATGCTGAAGCAACTCGTCTGGGGTCTCCTATGCATGGGCGGGATTGTCTGGCTGATCAGCTGGGAGGAGCGGCATCAGGCCAAGCGCGGGCACGCGCTCGTGCGTCTGCTGCGCGGGGCGGGCGACATCAGCTATCCCCTTTATGCGATGCACACCCCCGTGATCCTGCTGGTCAACTGGGGCCTGCTGACCGCGTTCGCCAGCCGCAGCTACGCCTGGCAGTTGTCGCTCAACCTGGTCCTGCCCGTCCTGGTTGCGATCCTGGTGCACCGGGAGATCGAGCGGCGCTTCTACCGGCCGCAACACCCCGGCTGA
- a CDS encoding polyprenyl synthetase family protein, producing MHQQAEQFEPEIRDMAAYCLDTSGKRLRPTLVFISGWSGEGVVDEALVRAAGVVEMVHLATLVHDDIMDRAELRRSRPTASRQFGPDAAVLLGDALFSQALHIASQFPTTEVCRLVSASTRRVCSGEIMQTLRRRDLNVSLAEYRRMIDLKTAELFRVSCYLGASLSAQATGFAEAADRFGHHLGIAYQIYDDLADFLGEEKKIGKTLGTDLATGKLTLPLMLLLERVPADERAAIIKSLREGGTPGLAASKQRMHELGIAAAVKQTIDDELATALAALAPHASLPAVPLMSQLAGILQQQVAGLPSAPISR from the coding sequence ATGCACCAGCAGGCTGAGCAATTTGAGCCGGAGATCCGCGACATGGCCGCCTACTGTCTGGATACCTCCGGCAAACGCCTGCGCCCGACGCTGGTCTTCATCAGCGGCTGGAGCGGCGAGGGGGTCGTGGATGAAGCACTGGTGCGTGCCGCCGGCGTGGTGGAAATGGTCCATCTCGCCACCCTGGTCCACGACGACATCATGGACCGCGCGGAACTGCGGCGCAGCCGCCCGACCGCGTCACGCCAGTTCGGGCCGGATGCCGCCGTGTTGCTGGGCGACGCACTTTTTTCCCAGGCCCTGCACATCGCCTCGCAATTTCCCACGACCGAGGTCTGCCGCCTGGTCTCGGCCTCCACGCGGCGCGTCTGCTCGGGCGAGATCATGCAGACCCTCCGCCGCCGCGACCTCAATGTCAGCCTGGCCGAGTACCGCCGGATGATCGACTTGAAGACCGCGGAACTGTTCCGGGTCTCCTGCTACCTCGGGGCCTCGCTCTCCGCGCAGGCGACCGGCTTTGCGGAGGCCGCGGACCGTTTTGGGCACCATCTCGGCATCGCCTACCAGATCTATGATGATCTGGCGGATTTTCTCGGGGAGGAGAAGAAGATCGGGAAAACGCTCGGGACCGACCTGGCCACGGGCAAGCTTACCTTGCCGTTGATGCTGTTGCTGGAGCGGGTGCCGGCAGACGAACGCGCGGCCATCATCAAGTCGTTGCGCGAAGGCGGCACCCCGGGTTTGGCCGCCAGCAAGCAGCGCATGCACGAGCTGGGAATCGCGGCCGCCGTCAAGCAGACGATTGATGACGAGCTGGCCACCGCTCTGGCTGCCCTGGCACCCCATGCGAGCCTTCCGGCGGTGCCTTTGATGAGCCAGCTGGCCGGGATCCTGCAACAACAGGTCGCGGGGCTGCCCTCCGCCCCGATTTCACGATAA
- the hemN gene encoding oxygen-independent coproporphyrinogen III oxidase, producing MVSPRYTVPPTVEPALELVRKYNVPGPRYTSYPTAPQFSADVDRAALRAEIARDNADPARPLSLYFHLPFCESLCWYCGCNTVITRRRSSAGDYVDLLTRELAITQPLLNARRPVTQLHFGGGTPTFLPPAEIDRMGRAIHSVFTFAPDAEISVEIDPRRLTKEHVEAYRRLGCNRASLGVQDTNPEVQLAIHRWQPLDQTAQAITWLREAGYQSVSVDLIYGLPLQTPETFAQTLTEIIALNPDRLAVFSYAHVPWIKPAQKIFDDRGQLPTTEAKLAMLTTATRALTAAGYVHIGMDHFARPDDELAVAHEEGSLYRNFQGYTTRAGASLYGFGMSSISQTDGSFRQNHKNIEEYEAVLNRGELPVERGFLLSEDDRNRRAVVMDIMCRRRFDFVGLGQRLGLDVAQTYAAELATLTDLEADGLLRRDAGGFDITPLGELFRRVIAMRFDAYLDRGPRKFSSTV from the coding sequence ATGGTGTCTCCACGCTACACCGTCCCGCCCACCGTCGAACCCGCCCTCGAGCTGGTTCGCAAATATAACGTACCCGGACCGCGCTACACGTCCTACCCGACGGCCCCGCAGTTTTCCGCCGACGTTGACCGTGCCGCCCTGCGCGCCGAGATCGCCCGCGACAACGCGGATCCCGCCCGGCCGCTGTCCCTTTATTTCCACCTGCCGTTCTGCGAGTCGCTCTGCTGGTATTGCGGTTGCAACACCGTGATCACGCGGCGCCGCTCGTCGGCCGGTGACTACGTCGACCTGCTCACCCGGGAGCTTGCGATCACGCAGCCGCTGCTGAATGCCCGGCGGCCCGTCACGCAACTCCACTTCGGGGGCGGCACGCCGACCTTCCTGCCTCCGGCCGAGATCGACCGGATGGGTCGCGCCATCCACTCGGTGTTCACCTTCGCGCCCGACGCCGAGATCTCCGTCGAGATCGACCCGCGCCGCCTGACCAAGGAACACGTCGAGGCCTACCGCCGCCTCGGCTGCAACCGGGCCTCACTCGGCGTGCAGGACACCAACCCGGAGGTCCAGCTCGCCATCCACCGCTGGCAGCCGCTCGACCAGACCGCGCAGGCCATCACCTGGCTGCGGGAAGCCGGTTACCAGTCCGTCAGCGTGGACCTCATCTACGGCCTGCCGCTGCAGACCCCCGAGACCTTCGCGCAAACCCTCACGGAGATCATCGCGCTGAATCCCGACCGCCTCGCCGTCTTCAGCTACGCCCACGTCCCGTGGATCAAGCCCGCCCAGAAGATCTTTGACGACCGCGGGCAGCTGCCGACCACCGAGGCCAAGCTCGCCATGCTCACCACCGCCACCCGCGCGCTCACCGCCGCCGGCTACGTGCACATCGGCATGGACCATTTTGCCCGCCCCGATGACGAGCTCGCCGTCGCCCACGAGGAGGGCTCCCTGTATCGCAACTTCCAGGGCTACACGACCCGCGCCGGCGCCTCGCTCTACGGCTTCGGCATGTCCTCAATCTCCCAGACCGACGGCTCCTTCCGCCAGAATCACAAGAACATCGAGGAATACGAGGCGGTGCTTAACCGCGGCGAACTCCCGGTGGAGCGCGGGTTCCTGCTCAGCGAGGACGATCGCAACCGCCGGGCCGTCGTCATGGACATCATGTGCCGCCGCCGCTTTGACTTCGTCGGTCTCGGCCAGCGCCTCGGGCTCGACGTCGCCCAGACCTACGCTGCGGAACTGGCCACGCTCACCGACCTGGAGGCCGACGGCCTGCTGCGGCGCGACGCCGGTGGATTTGACATCACCCCCCTGGGCGAACTCTTCCGGCGCGTCATCGCCATGCGGTTTGACGCCTACCTCGACCGCGGCCCGCGAAAATTCTCCAGCACCGTCTGA
- a CDS encoding AURKAIP1/COX24 domain-containing protein — MGNLKKKRRLKMSKHKRRKRLKANRHKKRTWQK, encoded by the coding sequence ATGGGTAACCTGAAGAAGAAACGTCGTCTGAAAATGTCGAAGCACAAACGCCGGAAGCGCCTCAAGGCGAACCGCCACAAGAAGCGTACGTGGCAGAAGTAA
- a CDS encoding KpsF/GutQ family sugar-phosphate isomerase: MPLDAATLLAKARTCLALERAALTATARGLDEDFVSVVRAVEATVDAGGKLILSGVGKNAPIAQKIAGTLNSIGVPSCFLDATQALHGDLGLCAAGDLAILLSNSGATQEMLRLLPLFERFGLKTVALTGAPASELARSTDYRLVYRAPREACPLALAPTASTTAALALGDALAMVLLESRGLTREDFARYHPAGTLGMTLLLRVKDIMRTGAGCPVLPEKKTSVQGAIFAMTKAKAGAVALVDAKGRLTGIFTDGDFRRSALTGGSAFLTTPVSAFMTKGGKTVPAGALAVEALKIFQQLKISDLFAVDGQGRPTGYIDVQDLPKLKIL; this comes from the coding sequence ATGCCACTGGACGCCGCCACCCTCCTCGCCAAGGCCCGCACCTGTCTCGCCCTTGAACGGGCCGCGCTCACCGCCACCGCGCGGGGGCTCGATGAGGACTTTGTTAGCGTGGTTCGGGCCGTCGAGGCCACCGTGGACGCCGGCGGCAAGCTCATCCTGTCCGGCGTGGGCAAGAACGCCCCGATCGCCCAGAAGATCGCCGGCACGCTCAACAGCATCGGCGTGCCCTCGTGTTTTCTCGACGCGACCCAGGCGCTGCACGGCGACCTCGGCCTCTGCGCCGCGGGCGACCTGGCGATCCTGTTGAGCAACAGCGGGGCGACCCAGGAGATGCTCCGCCTGCTGCCCCTCTTCGAGCGGTTCGGCCTCAAGACCGTGGCGCTGACCGGCGCGCCCGCGAGCGAACTGGCCCGTAGCACCGACTATCGGCTGGTCTACCGGGCTCCGCGCGAGGCCTGCCCCCTCGCCCTCGCCCCGACCGCCAGCACGACCGCCGCCCTGGCCCTCGGCGACGCCCTCGCCATGGTCCTGCTGGAAAGCCGCGGACTCACCCGCGAGGATTTTGCCCGGTATCACCCGGCCGGCACCCTCGGCATGACCCTCCTGCTGCGCGTGAAGGACATCATGCGCACCGGCGCGGGCTGCCCCGTGCTGCCGGAAAAGAAGACCTCCGTACAGGGCGCCATCTTCGCCATGACCAAGGCCAAGGCCGGCGCCGTGGCCCTGGTGGATGCCAAGGGCCGGCTGACCGGTATTTTCACCGATGGGGACTTCCGCCGCAGCGCCCTGACCGGCGGCTCCGCTTTCCTCACCACGCCCGTCAGCGCGTTCATGACCAAGGGCGGCAAGACCGTGCCGGCGGGGGCGCTCGCGGTGGAGGCGCTGAAGATCTTCCAGCAGCTCAAGATTTCCGATCTGTTTGCCGTCGACGGCCAGGGCCGTCCGACCGGCTACATTGATGTGCAGGATCTGCCGAAGCTGAAGATCCTGTAG
- a CDS encoding type II secretion system protein GspD: MSTRTMLITLLATALTLPALAQDATPTPEPAAPAESAVTVEGAAPTAGTVSREHDTLSVDFPDEDIKTILRNVADLFELNLVVPDTLTGKTSIKLRDVTWQQIFQVVLSPVGYTYIPEGNIIKIVSNDTLQQEPAATEVFILNNAAAASIKPTIDGLIDAAAGGKIVIDSRSNALVITERPSRMGRIRTIIDQLDKATAQVMIESQFVEVTDRDVRNIGVNWASLQGVSLGARGLSQEFERTRGQDYTNGGTTSTTNGGTNTNSSTNGSTNSTTNTSNTLANGPVTTTTTINTGGLNTSTTQTNTGSQLGTNAVTGLPQVVLVDSIGTTTSTAAPTSQVNSTTIATAPTTNTTNGSTGNLTDSVTNTLSTTASSAINQLLGLTNTGGTSRLTSAVFSASDFNVIVSALKTQNNTKVVSNPTVVTLNNTEAVLNIGSEFPIPSYTYNSERGTFEVSGFQYKPIGIIMKVTPQVNAQGTIRLALEPEVSQQNGETTFGGAGGATIPIIATRKVKTQISLKDGYTAGIGGLVTSNKNHGGTKVPILGDIPGLGRLFSSKSVNDSTTNLLIFITAKTVNADGAEPGEVFTASALESVGMADKK; this comes from the coding sequence ATGAGCACACGCACCATGCTGATCACGCTCCTCGCCACGGCACTGACCCTGCCCGCCCTGGCTCAGGATGCCACCCCGACCCCCGAGCCGGCGGCTCCGGCTGAATCGGCCGTCACCGTCGAGGGCGCCGCCCCGACGGCCGGCACGGTCAGCCGCGAGCATGACACCCTTTCGGTCGATTTCCCCGACGAGGACATCAAGACCATCCTCCGCAACGTCGCCGACCTCTTTGAGCTGAACCTCGTGGTGCCCGACACCCTGACGGGCAAGACCTCGATCAAGCTGCGCGACGTCACCTGGCAGCAGATCTTTCAGGTCGTGCTGTCGCCCGTCGGCTACACGTACATCCCGGAAGGCAACATCATCAAGATCGTGAGCAACGATACGCTCCAGCAGGAGCCGGCCGCGACCGAGGTCTTCATCCTCAACAACGCCGCCGCGGCCTCCATCAAGCCGACCATTGACGGCCTCATCGATGCCGCCGCGGGTGGCAAGATCGTGATCGATAGCCGGAGCAACGCCCTGGTGATCACCGAGCGTCCCTCCCGCATGGGGCGCATCCGCACCATTATTGACCAGCTCGACAAGGCCACCGCGCAGGTGATGATCGAGTCGCAGTTTGTCGAAGTCACGGACCGTGACGTCCGCAACATCGGTGTGAACTGGGCCTCCCTGCAGGGCGTGAGCCTCGGCGCGCGCGGCCTCTCCCAGGAATTCGAGCGCACTCGCGGCCAGGACTATACCAATGGTGGCACGACCAGCACCACCAATGGCGGGACCAACACCAATTCGAGCACCAACGGCAGCACCAATTCGACCACGAATACCTCGAACACACTGGCCAACGGACCCGTCACCACCACGACCACGATCAACACCGGCGGTCTCAACACCTCGACCACGCAGACCAACACCGGCAGCCAGCTGGGCACGAACGCGGTCACCGGCCTGCCGCAGGTCGTCCTGGTCGACTCAATTGGTACCACCACGAGCACGGCGGCGCCCACCTCCCAGGTGAACTCGACCACCATCGCCACTGCGCCCACCACCAACACGACCAACGGCTCGACCGGCAACCTGACCGATTCCGTGACCAACACGCTGTCGACCACCGCCTCCTCGGCGATCAATCAGCTGCTCGGCCTCACGAACACCGGCGGCACCAGCCGCCTGACCTCGGCCGTGTTCTCCGCCTCGGATTTCAACGTCATCGTCTCCGCGCTCAAGACGCAGAACAACACCAAGGTCGTCTCCAACCCGACCGTCGTCACGCTGAACAACACCGAGGCCGTGCTGAACATCGGCTCCGAGTTCCCCATCCCGAGCTACACCTACAACAGCGAGCGCGGCACCTTCGAGGTCTCCGGCTTCCAGTACAAGCCGATCGGCATCATCATGAAGGTCACCCCGCAGGTGAATGCCCAGGGCACCATCCGCCTGGCCCTCGAGCCCGAGGTCAGCCAGCAGAATGGTGAAACCACCTTCGGCGGCGCCGGCGGCGCCACGATCCCGATCATCGCCACCCGCAAGGTGAAGACCCAGATCTCGCTCAAGGACGGTTACACCGCCGGCATCGGCGGCCTGGTGACCTCCAACAAGAACCACGGCGGCACCAAGGTGCCGATCCTCGGCGACATCCCCGGCCTCGGTCGTCTCTTCTCCTCCAAGAGCGTGAACGACTCGACCACCAACCTGCTCATCTTCATCACGGCCAAGACGGTCAATGCCGATGGAGCGGAGCCGGGCGAAGTGTTCACCGCGTCGGCGCTGGAGTCGGTCGGCATGGCCGACAAAAAATAA
- a CDS encoding Cell division protein CpoB, with amino-acid sequence MPRLLKTFRHLWPVLTGLLVLGLAGCGDNDRLTYASELDEPNYREGLSLMKAGRRQEALTAFLKVVDKRRDDAPESHLEVGLLYAQHINDPLSAIYHFRKYLALRPNSPQAPLVRQRIDAAIREFARTIPAQPLDRQVQRVDLIATLDRLKEENDALKLQLAEARAGRGVTLPEGDKVPSPAEPVVAPAEDFTFSVDTLRTVRTRPAPPAPARVTPAPPAATSATPARSVANPPAPAATAARQHVVRPGDTLSKLAQQYYNNRAKWRDIYAANRNVMRNEGDLKVGMQLKIP; translated from the coding sequence GTGCCACGCCTCCTGAAGACCTTTCGTCACCTGTGGCCCGTTCTGACGGGCCTGCTGGTGCTCGGGCTGGCGGGATGCGGGGACAATGACCGGCTGACTTACGCCAGCGAACTGGATGAGCCGAACTACCGGGAGGGACTTTCCCTGATGAAGGCCGGCCGGCGGCAGGAGGCGCTCACCGCCTTCCTGAAGGTGGTCGACAAGCGGCGCGACGACGCCCCGGAATCGCACCTGGAAGTCGGTTTGCTCTACGCCCAGCACATCAACGATCCGCTCTCCGCGATCTACCATTTCCGCAAATACCTCGCGCTGCGGCCCAACAGCCCGCAGGCCCCGCTGGTGCGCCAGCGCATCGACGCCGCGATCCGCGAGTTCGCCCGCACCATTCCGGCGCAACCGCTCGATCGCCAGGTGCAGCGCGTGGATCTCATCGCCACGCTGGACCGCCTGAAAGAGGAAAACGACGCGCTCAAGCTGCAACTCGCCGAGGCCCGCGCCGGCCGGGGCGTCACGCTGCCAGAGGGTGACAAGGTCCCCAGCCCGGCGGAGCCTGTCGTCGCGCCGGCCGAGGATTTCACGTTCTCGGTGGACACGCTGCGCACGGTGCGGACCCGCCCGGCGCCGCCGGCTCCTGCGCGGGTGACCCCGGCGCCGCCGGCCGCGACCTCCGCGACCCCCGCGCGGTCCGTTGCGAACCCGCCCGCGCCCGCGGCGACGGCGGCACGCCAGCATGTCGTCCGACCTGGCGACACGCTCTCCAAGCTGGCCCAGCAATATTACAACAACCGCGCGAAGTGGCGCGATATCTACGCGGCCAACCGCAACGTCATGCGCAACGAGGGCGACCTCAAGGTGGGCATGCAGCTCAAAATCCCCTGA
- a CDS encoding 6-pyruvoyl trahydropterin synthase family protein, whose protein sequence is MPYRIAKTLTIESGHLLTKHRGRCRFPHGHSRTVEVVIAADQLDANDMVCDFKALKHALNEFLDRWDHAFCLNTADPQFAFFQQTYAERVIPFVATDPTSEVMARTIFDTLQRTLQEQAQDPTREYPIPTGVRLERVRVTETATSWAEYSA, encoded by the coding sequence ATGCCCTATCGGATTGCCAAGACCCTGACCATTGAGAGCGGACACCTTTTGACCAAACATCGCGGCCGCTGCCGCTTTCCCCACGGGCACAGCCGCACGGTCGAGGTCGTGATCGCGGCCGACCAACTCGACGCGAACGACATGGTCTGCGACTTCAAGGCCCTGAAGCACGCGCTCAACGAATTCCTCGACCGCTGGGACCACGCCTTCTGCCTCAACACCGCCGACCCCCAGTTTGCCTTTTTCCAGCAGACCTACGCCGAACGTGTGATTCCCTTCGTCGCCACGGATCCTACCTCCGAGGTCATGGCCCGCACGATCTTCGACACGCTGCAGCGCACCCTGCAGGAACAGGCGCAGGATCCGACGCGCGAGTACCCGATTCCGACCGGCGTGCGCCTCGAGCGCGTCCGCGTCACGGAGACCGCCACGAGCTGGGCCGAGTATTCGGCCTGA
- a CDS encoding sigma-70 family RNA polymerase sigma factor yields MNLTRVFTKTAITTPERQLEADADLVVIRQVQAGDVSAFDKLIVKYRERVYGVVYNMTSNREDAADLTQDSFIKAFQAINRFQGNCSFFTWLYKIAVNTTLSHLRKNKMRSFFSLEKLNEEGGNAQVLDQLTDKRGADRDTYLHELQEKLNEGMQKLSIPHRTVITLYEIDGLSHSDIAEIMGCSEGTVRSRLHYAKQFLQGELGKYIRS; encoded by the coding sequence ATGAACCTGACCCGCGTCTTCACCAAGACGGCCATCACCACCCCCGAGCGCCAGCTCGAGGCGGATGCGGATCTGGTTGTGATCCGGCAAGTGCAGGCGGGCGATGTCTCGGCCTTCGACAAGCTGATCGTCAAATACCGCGAGCGCGTCTATGGGGTCGTTTACAATATGACCTCCAACCGGGAGGATGCCGCTGATCTTACCCAGGATTCTTTCATCAAGGCCTTTCAGGCGATCAATCGATTCCAGGGTAATTGCTCGTTCTTCACGTGGCTCTACAAGATAGCGGTCAACACCACTTTAAGTCACTTGCGCAAGAACAAGATGCGCAGTTTTTTCAGCCTGGAAAAGCTCAATGAAGAGGGTGGAAATGCCCAAGTTCTTGACCAACTCACGGATAAACGAGGTGCCGATCGCGACACCTACCTGCACGAGCTACAGGAAAAATTGAACGAAGGGATGCAAAAATTGTCTATCCCCCATCGCACTGTGATTACCCTCTACGAAATCGATGGCCTCAGTCATTCCGACATAGCTGAAATCATGGGTTGTTCCGAAGGCACCGTCCGTTCCCGTCTCCACTACGCCAAGCAGTTTCTCCAGGGAGAACTGGGCAAATACATCCGCAGCTAA